The following are encoded together in the Cololabis saira isolate AMF1-May2022 chromosome 5, fColSai1.1, whole genome shotgun sequence genome:
- the klhdc4 gene encoding kelch domain-containing protein 4: MGKKGKKEKKVTGAEKTASKMEKKVSKRSKREEEDLEAMIAEFQSLDAKKTQIVETTCPSPSPRLNASLSAHPEKDELIMFGGEFFNGKKTYLYNDLFFYNIKKNSWVKSDIPNPPPPRCSHQAVVVPQGGGQLWVFGGEFASPNGEQFYHYKDLWVLHLATHAWENIKASGGPSGRSGHRMVLSKRQLLVFGGFHESTRDFIYYNDVYSFSLDTFSWSRLTPSGSAPSPRSACQMTSLPDGTGVIVYGGYSKLRVKKDVEKGTIHSDMFLLKREGKDGQEKWSWSRVSPSGAKPPPRSGFSMAVGPAGRAVLFGGVCDEEEEETLEGDFYNDLYLYDTMKSRWFPGVLRGNKTEKKKRRRGKKGGGGGEEEEGGGMKNEGKEQAAQGPTEVVKEIVSEDGTVMTIKEVIPALQEEEITEEEEEEEEDEDGSASAPPVEPYPRSSAMATVRQGRLFLFGGMFEVGDRQFTLSDFYCLDLNKMEQWEVLVEMDPKTQEWLEESESEEEEEGAEGDEGSDEDSEDEEDEEEEEHPAVQEGESETDYQIRTETYWTKLARANMGPDAKEKKVTKIGVAMAKVFYEDQ; this comes from the exons atgggaaaaaaaggcaagaaggaaaaaaaggtgacgGGAGCGGAGAAAACTGCTTCCAAAATGGAGAAAAAGGTTTCAAAGAGGTCCAAACGAGAAGAG GAAGATTTGGAGGCTATGATTGCTGAGTTTCAGAGTCTGGATGCTAAGAAGACCCAGATAGTAGAGACAACATGTCCTTCTCCATCACCAAG ACTGAATGCGTCTCTCTCTGCCCATCCTGAGAAAGATGAACTCATCATGTTTGGTGGAGAATTTTTCAATGGAAAAAAG acaTATTTGTACAACGATTTGTTTTTCTACAACATCAAGAAGAACAGCTGGGTGAAATCAGACATTCCCAACCCTCCTCCACCACGCTGCTCTCACCAG GCTGTGGTAGTCCCTCAGGGTGGAGGCCAGCTCTGGGTGTTTGGGGGGGAGTTCGCCTCTCCAAATGGAGAACAGTTCTACCACTACAAGGACCTGTGGGTGCTGCACCTGGCTACACACGCGTGGGAGAACATCAA AGCATCCGGTGGTCCGTCGGGCCGCAGTGGCCACCGTATGGTCCTCAGCAAGAGACAGCTGCTCGTGTTTGGAGGTTTCCATGAGAGCACCAG GGATTTTATCTACTACAATGATGTCTACTCTTTCTCCCTGGACACCTTCTCCTGGTCACGCCTCACCCCATCAGGATCTGCCCCCTCCCCGCGGTCGGCTTGTCAGATGACCTCCCTGCCAGATGGCACAGGTGTGATCGTCTACGGCGGATACTCTAAACTG AGAGTCAAGAAGGATGTTGAGAAAGGAACCATCCACTCCGACATGTTCCTTCTGAAGCGGGAGGGTAAAGATGGCCAag AGAAGTGGTCCTGGTCCAGAGTGAGCCCCTCGGGGGCAAAGCCCCCTCCTCGGTCTGGCTTCTCCATGGCTGTGGGGCCAGCGGGACGGGCGGTCCTGTTCGGGGGGGTTtgtgatgaggaagaggaggaaacaCTGGAAGGCGACTTCTACAATGATCTTTACCTGTACGACACGATGAAGAGCCGCTGGTTTCCCGGCGTGCTGAGG GGCAACAAGACGGAGAAAAAGAAACGGCGGAGGGGGAAGaagggcggaggaggaggagaggaggaggagggaggagggatgaAGAACGAAGGGAAGGAACAGGCGGCTCAAGGGCCCACTGAGGTTGTGAAGGAGATCGTCTCAGAAGATGGAACAGTGATGACCATCAAGGAGGTGATCCCTGCTCTTCAGGAGGAGGAGatcacggaggaggaggaggaagaagaggaggatgaggatg GTTCAGCCTCGGCGCCACCAGTGGAGCCTTACCCGAGGTCCAGCGCCATGGCAACAGTCCGGCAGGGCAGACTGTTCCTGTTCGGAGGGATGTTCGAGGTGGGAGACCGCCAGTTCACCTTGAGTGACTTTTACTGCCTGGACCTGAACAAGATGGAGCAGTGGGAGGTCCTGGTGGAAATGGACCCAA AGACACAGGAGTGGCTGGAGGAGTCTGAgtcagaggaagaggaagaaggagCCGAAGGAGACGAAGGGTCTGACGAAGACAGCGAGGATGAGGAAG atgaagaagaagaagagcacCCAGCAGTACAAGAGGGAGAGTCGGAGACGGACTACCAGATCCGCACGGAGACTTACTGGACGAAACTTGCACGTGCCAACATGGGCCCCGATGCCAAGGAGAAAAAGGTTACGAAGATCGGCGTCGCCATGGCTAAAGTCTTCTATGAAGACCAGTAG